From Gordonia crocea, the proteins below share one genomic window:
- a CDS encoding enoyl-CoA hydratase: protein MVHGIDVEVDAPLGVITLADPRRRNPLSTTTMAAITDALRRLDGDRDVRVIVMRALGPAFSAGHDLIELVDRTLDDERAVFASCTELMTAVHEARQPVIAEVSGFAFAAGCQLVATCDLAVAGTSARFSTPGVKIGLFCSTPMVALTRAIGRKRAMHMLLTGDVIDAATAADWGLVNDVVDDDGLATAVRELALRIAGSSASTLAIGKAAFYRQIDHTEPEAYELMGETMATNAMTCDAQEGITAFLDKRDPVWTDT, encoded by the coding sequence ATGGTGCACGGTATCGACGTCGAGGTCGACGCACCACTCGGCGTGATCACCCTGGCCGACCCGCGGCGGCGCAACCCGCTCTCGACGACGACGATGGCCGCCATCACCGACGCGCTGCGGCGCCTGGACGGCGACCGCGACGTCAGGGTGATCGTCATGCGCGCGCTCGGCCCGGCTTTCTCCGCCGGGCACGACCTCATCGAACTGGTCGACCGCACCCTCGACGACGAGCGCGCCGTCTTCGCCAGCTGTACCGAATTGATGACCGCCGTGCACGAGGCGCGACAGCCGGTGATCGCCGAGGTGTCCGGATTCGCCTTCGCCGCAGGCTGCCAGCTGGTCGCCACGTGCGACCTCGCCGTCGCCGGGACCTCGGCGCGGTTCAGCACCCCCGGGGTCAAGATCGGCCTGTTCTGCTCCACCCCGATGGTGGCCCTGACGCGGGCGATCGGCCGCAAACGGGCGATGCACATGCTCCTCACCGGCGACGTCATCGATGCCGCGACCGCGGCCGACTGGGGATTGGTCAACGACGTCGTCGACGATGACGGATTGGCCACTGCGGTACGCGAACTCGCCCTCCGGATCGCCGGGTCGAGCGCGTCCACCCTGGCCATCGGCAAGGCGGCGTTCTATCGCCAAATCGACCACACCGAGCCCGAGGCGTACGAGCTCATGGGCGAGACGATGGCCACGAACGCGATGACGTGCGACGCCCAGGAGGGCATTACCGCCTTCCTCGACAAGCGCGACCCGGTGTGGACAGATACCTGA
- a CDS encoding ANTAR domain-containing response regulator, with amino-acid sequence MADEVQPPSRVLVAEDDSLIRMDLVEMLREEGYDVVGEAPNGQVAVELTESLRPDLVIMDIKMPVRDGIDAATEIAQKRLAPVVMLTAFSQRDFIEKARDAGAMAYLVKPFSKADLAPAIEVAVSRYRELAALEAEVESVQETLEARKLIDRAKGLLMSQHAMTEPEAFAWIQRAAMDRRTTMRQVAEVVIDNVKP; translated from the coding sequence GTGGCCGACGAAGTCCAACCGCCCAGCCGGGTCCTGGTGGCCGAGGATGACTCGCTGATCCGGATGGATCTGGTCGAGATGCTGAGGGAAGAGGGCTACGACGTCGTCGGGGAGGCTCCGAACGGGCAGGTTGCCGTCGAACTCACCGAGAGCCTGCGGCCCGACCTGGTCATCATGGACATCAAGATGCCGGTCCGCGACGGTATCGACGCCGCCACCGAGATCGCGCAGAAGCGCCTCGCGCCGGTGGTGATGCTGACGGCCTTCAGTCAGCGCGACTTCATCGAGAAGGCCCGCGACGCAGGCGCGATGGCCTACCTGGTCAAGCCGTTCTCCAAGGCCGACCTCGCCCCGGCGATCGAGGTGGCGGTCAGCCGGTACCGAGAGTTGGCCGCGCTGGAGGCCGAGGTCGAATCGGTCCAGGAGACCCTGGAGGCGCGCAAACTCATCGACCGCGCCAAGGGTCTGCTGATGAGCCAGCACGCGATGACCGAACCGGAGGCGTTCGCCTGGATCCAGCGCGCGGCGATGGATCGGCGCACCACGATGAGACAGGTGGCCGAAGTGGTCATCGACAACGTCAAGCCCTGA
- a CDS encoding branched-chain amino acid ABC transporter substrate-binding protein: protein MRIGPRVTGTAAMVVAAVVAVAGCATDDGTAPTSPAAKAGATSPASDTASSKPGSAAAPTSVPPSQTGMAIRTVGRINIDGQRYDAPAPADPAKPAGDGKATCRNLSVAVAGDLTSRDGIDGAAIANGVQLAVDRFNAANPGCHLGLIRVDSKGNGVVAAEQAKRTVANASVVAVIGPLTSTDALAAGSVYNQAGLAALSPSATAPTLTDKGWKSFFRGVNNDDVQGEAIARHLVTARHRKKVCVIADDTDSGAGLAQTVTQGLGSVAVPGCAANVRRGHHDYAAAVDAVVKQGADGVYFAGAARDAGAFLTALRAAAPGVLFAAGDEANSPEFIAYAGSGADGALLSCSCAPDPAEFTKAFTEKFGTAPAQYSLEAYDLATIVIRGIAAKHQTRARLRDYVAKYSGDGVSRHYRWAPTGDLIGNAVWLSHVGPV, encoded by the coding sequence ATGAGGATCGGCCCACGCGTTACGGGAACCGCGGCGATGGTGGTCGCGGCGGTGGTGGCGGTCGCCGGCTGCGCGACTGACGACGGCACGGCGCCGACGTCGCCGGCCGCGAAGGCCGGCGCCACGTCACCGGCATCGGACACCGCGTCGAGCAAGCCCGGCTCGGCCGCCGCACCGACCTCGGTACCGCCATCGCAGACCGGAATGGCGATCCGCACCGTCGGGCGGATCAACATCGACGGCCAGCGCTACGACGCTCCGGCACCGGCCGATCCGGCCAAGCCCGCCGGTGACGGCAAGGCGACCTGTCGGAACCTGTCGGTCGCCGTCGCCGGTGATCTGACGAGCCGCGACGGGATCGACGGCGCCGCCATCGCCAACGGCGTACAACTCGCCGTCGACCGGTTCAACGCGGCGAACCCGGGCTGTCACCTGGGGCTGATCCGCGTCGACTCCAAGGGCAACGGGGTGGTGGCCGCCGAGCAGGCCAAGCGCACGGTGGCCAACGCGAGCGTCGTCGCGGTCATCGGGCCGCTCACCTCCACCGACGCCCTCGCAGCGGGATCGGTGTACAACCAGGCCGGCCTGGCGGCGCTGAGCCCGTCGGCTACGGCGCCCACGCTCACCGACAAGGGGTGGAAGTCGTTCTTCCGCGGCGTGAACAACGACGACGTGCAGGGCGAGGCGATCGCCCGCCACCTCGTCACCGCTCGGCACCGCAAGAAGGTCTGCGTCATCGCCGACGACACCGACAGCGGCGCCGGCCTCGCCCAAACGGTCACGCAGGGGCTGGGTTCGGTCGCCGTGCCCGGCTGTGCCGCGAACGTCCGCCGCGGGCACCACGACTACGCCGCCGCGGTCGACGCGGTGGTGAAACAGGGTGCCGACGGGGTCTACTTCGCCGGCGCGGCGCGTGACGCCGGGGCATTCCTCACCGCGCTGCGCGCGGCCGCGCCGGGGGTGCTGTTCGCCGCCGGCGACGAGGCGAACAGTCCGGAGTTCATCGCCTACGCGGGGTCCGGGGCCGACGGTGCCCTGCTGTCGTGTTCGTGCGCCCCCGACCCGGCCGAGTTCACCAAGGCGTTCACCGAGAAGTTCGGGACGGCGCCGGCGCAGTACTCGCTGGAGGCCTACGACCTCGCCACCATCGTCATCCGCGGCATCGCGGCCAAACACCAGACCCGCGCGCGGCTGCGCGACTACGTCGCCAAGTACTCCGGCGACGGGGTGTCGCGCCACTACCGCTGGGCCCCGACCGGCGATCTCATCGGCAACGCCGTGTGGCTCTCCCACGTCGGGCCCGTCTAG
- the polA gene encoding DNA polymerase I → MSPAQKSASKAAADPTGDGRPILMLLDGHSLAYRAFFALPAENFKTAGGQTTNAVYGFTSMLINLLRDEQPTHIAAAFDVSRKTFRSERYPEYKAQRDSSPDEFRGQVDLTKEVLGAMGIPVFAVDGYEADDVIATLATQARDQGYRVLIVTGDRDALQLVDPTTTVLYPKRGVSELTRFTPEEVEGKYGLTPVQYPDYAALRGDPSDNLPGIPGVGEKTAAKWIREYGSLAGLVDNVESVRGKVGDSLRANLSSVLTNRELTELVRDVHLDAGPDDLALAGWDREQIHKLFDDLEFRVLRDRLFATLSSPEPEAESGFDLDGERLAPGAVRGWLDEHARTGRSGVMVAGPQRVVDSDVEAVAIAAADEVSAFIDPTGMTPDDEQALADWFADPSADKALHEAKWAFHALRARGWALSGVSSDTSLAAYLARPGQRSFNLDDLAVRYLRRELRVDTASADGGQLSLLDGDADDTKRADELMLAARAVAELATAFDEELERLHVRDLLADVELPLLFVLADLEATGIAVDTDHLQTLEAEFAERVRAAAEAAYDVIGEQVNLGSPKQLQTILFDKLEMPKTKKTKTGYTTDADALQGLYEKTGHPFLEHLLDHRDATRLKVTVEGLLKSVAPDGRIHTTFNQTIAATGRLSSTDPNLQNIPVRTPAGRQIRGGFVVTGGGGADSPFESLLTADYSQIEMRIMAHLSEDEGLIEAFNTGEDLHNFVGSRAFGVPIDGVTPEMRHRVKAMSYGLAYGLSAFGLAAQLGISREEAKEQMEAYFARFGGVRDYLHNVVDVARRNEYTATVYGRRRYLPDLNSDNWQRRQAAERMALNAPIQGSAADIIKVAMINVHRRLAAEGLRSRMLLQVHDELVLEVAHGERDAVEKLVREEMGGAISLSVPLEVSVGVGRSWDDAAH, encoded by the coding sequence GTGAGTCCAGCGCAGAAGTCAGCATCGAAGGCCGCCGCCGACCCGACGGGAGACGGGCGCCCGATCCTGATGCTGCTCGACGGGCATTCGCTTGCCTACCGCGCCTTCTTCGCGCTGCCGGCCGAGAACTTCAAAACGGCCGGGGGACAGACCACCAACGCCGTGTACGGCTTCACGTCGATGCTGATCAACCTGCTGCGCGACGAGCAGCCGACGCACATCGCGGCGGCGTTCGACGTGTCGCGCAAGACCTTCCGCTCGGAGCGGTACCCGGAGTACAAGGCGCAGCGCGACTCCTCGCCCGACGAGTTCCGCGGCCAGGTCGACCTGACCAAAGAGGTGCTCGGCGCCATGGGGATCCCGGTGTTCGCGGTCGACGGGTATGAGGCCGACGACGTCATCGCCACCCTCGCCACCCAGGCCCGCGACCAGGGGTACCGGGTCCTGATCGTCACCGGCGACCGTGACGCCCTGCAACTGGTCGACCCGACGACGACCGTGCTGTACCCCAAGCGCGGGGTCTCCGAGCTGACCCGGTTCACCCCCGAGGAGGTGGAGGGCAAGTACGGGCTCACCCCGGTGCAGTACCCCGACTACGCCGCACTGCGCGGCGACCCATCGGACAACCTGCCCGGTATCCCCGGTGTCGGGGAGAAGACCGCGGCCAAGTGGATCCGCGAATACGGCTCGCTGGCCGGCCTGGTCGACAACGTCGAATCCGTCCGGGGCAAGGTCGGGGACTCGTTGCGCGCCAACCTGTCCTCGGTGCTCACCAACCGGGAACTGACCGAACTGGTCCGCGACGTCCACCTCGACGCCGGACCCGACGACCTGGCGCTGGCCGGGTGGGACCGTGAGCAGATCCACAAACTGTTCGACGACCTCGAGTTCCGGGTGCTGCGCGACCGCCTCTTCGCCACACTGTCCTCACCCGAGCCGGAGGCCGAGTCCGGGTTCGACCTGGACGGGGAGCGGCTGGCCCCCGGCGCCGTCCGCGGTTGGCTCGACGAGCACGCCCGCACCGGGCGCAGCGGAGTCATGGTCGCCGGACCGCAGCGCGTCGTCGACTCCGACGTCGAGGCCGTCGCGATCGCCGCGGCCGACGAGGTGAGCGCCTTCATCGACCCGACGGGGATGACCCCCGACGACGAGCAGGCCCTGGCCGACTGGTTCGCCGACCCGTCGGCGGACAAGGCGCTGCACGAGGCGAAGTGGGCCTTCCACGCACTGCGCGCACGGGGCTGGGCGCTGTCGGGGGTGAGCAGTGACACGTCGTTGGCGGCCTACCTGGCCCGGCCCGGTCAGCGGAGCTTCAACCTCGACGACCTCGCCGTCCGCTACCTGCGGCGCGAACTTCGGGTCGACACCGCCTCGGCCGACGGCGGGCAGCTCTCCCTGCTCGACGGGGACGCCGACGATACGAAGCGGGCGGATGAGTTGATGCTCGCCGCCCGCGCCGTCGCCGAGTTGGCCACCGCCTTCGACGAGGAACTCGAGCGACTGCACGTCCGTGACCTGCTCGCCGACGTGGAATTGCCGTTGCTGTTCGTGCTCGCCGACCTCGAGGCCACCGGGATCGCGGTGGACACCGACCACCTGCAGACGCTGGAGGCGGAGTTCGCCGAGCGGGTGCGCGCGGCCGCCGAGGCGGCCTACGACGTGATCGGCGAGCAGGTGAACCTGGGTTCGCCCAAGCAGCTGCAGACGATCCTCTTCGACAAGCTGGAGATGCCGAAGACGAAGAAGACGAAGACCGGGTACACCACCGACGCCGATGCGCTGCAGGGGCTGTACGAGAAGACCGGCCACCCGTTCCTCGAGCACCTGCTCGACCACCGCGACGCGACCCGGCTCAAGGTGACCGTGGAGGGACTGCTCAAATCCGTCGCCCCGGACGGTCGCATCCACACCACCTTCAACCAGACGATCGCCGCCACCGGGCGCCTGAGTTCGACCGATCCGAACCTGCAGAACATCCCGGTGCGCACCCCGGCCGGCCGTCAGATCCGCGGCGGCTTTGTCGTCACCGGTGGCGGCGGCGCCGATTCGCCGTTCGAGTCGCTGCTCACCGCGGACTACAGCCAGATCGAGATGCGGATCATGGCCCACCTCTCCGAGGACGAGGGGTTGATCGAGGCTTTCAACACCGGTGAGGACCTGCACAACTTCGTCGGTTCGCGCGCCTTCGGCGTGCCCATCGACGGGGTCACCCCGGAGATGCGCCACCGCGTCAAGGCGATGTCCTACGGCCTGGCCTACGGGCTGTCGGCCTTCGGGTTGGCCGCGCAGCTGGGCATCAGCCGGGAGGAGGCCAAGGAGCAGATGGAGGCCTACTTCGCGCGGTTCGGCGGGGTCCGCGACTATCTGCACAACGTCGTCGACGTGGCGCGCCGCAACGAGTACACCGCGACGGTCTACGGCCGCCGCCGCTACCTGCCCGACCTCAACAGCGACAACTGGCAGCGCCGCCAGGCTGCCGAGCGGATGGCGCTCAACGCCCCGATCCAAGGCAGTGCCGCCGACATCATCAAGGTCGCCATGATCAACGTGCACCGCCGCCTCGCCGCCGAGGGGCTGCGCAGCCGGATGCTGTTGCAGGTCCACGACGAATTGGTGCTGGAAGTCGCGCACGGGGAGCGCGACGCGGTGGAGAAGCTCGTCCGCGAGGAGATGGGCGGCGCCATCAGCCTGTCGGTGCCGCTGGAAGTCTCGGTGGGAGTCGGCCGATCCTGGGACGACGCGGCGCACTGA
- a CDS encoding ABC transporter substrate-binding protein, translated as MFARRLGCLAVAMSVAVVTACTNDESALDTAPISVDVAKQPAIAALLPEPIRAGGVLVVGTNPPYQPNEFKNRDGQIVGFDIDLAAALAQVFGLRLRVAESEFAKIIPAIQAGTFHLGMSAFTDTLEREKQVDFVTYFSAGVLWARRTGTTITPTTACGRRVGVKSTTVQDTQEIPAKSADCVRAGKEPIRKVKFENQDATVNALLLGQVDAMSADSPVTAYAVKKTDGQLEAVGPVYDAAPYGIAVAKGGVAQAVRAAMQYLIEHGYYSTIATHWGLSAGMIRESVVNGAKE; from the coding sequence ATGTTCGCGCGCCGGCTCGGATGCCTCGCGGTCGCCATGTCGGTCGCGGTGGTGACCGCCTGCACGAACGACGAGTCTGCGCTGGACACCGCGCCGATCAGCGTCGACGTCGCGAAGCAGCCGGCGATTGCCGCCCTGCTCCCCGAGCCGATCCGGGCCGGGGGAGTGCTGGTCGTCGGGACCAACCCGCCCTACCAGCCGAACGAGTTCAAGAACCGCGACGGCCAGATCGTCGGCTTCGACATCGACCTGGCCGCCGCCCTGGCCCAGGTGTTCGGGCTGCGGCTGCGGGTGGCCGAATCGGAGTTCGCGAAGATCATCCCGGCGATCCAGGCCGGGACGTTCCACCTCGGGATGTCGGCGTTCACCGACACGCTGGAGCGGGAGAAGCAGGTCGACTTCGTCACCTACTTCTCCGCCGGGGTCCTGTGGGCGCGGCGCACCGGGACCACCATCACCCCGACCACCGCGTGTGGTCGACGCGTCGGGGTGAAGTCCACCACGGTCCAGGACACGCAGGAGATCCCGGCGAAGTCGGCCGACTGCGTGCGGGCCGGCAAGGAACCGATCCGGAAGGTGAAGTTCGAGAACCAGGATGCGACGGTCAACGCCCTGCTGCTCGGGCAGGTCGACGCGATGTCGGCGGACTCGCCGGTCACCGCCTATGCCGTCAAGAAGACCGACGGCCAACTCGAGGCGGTCGGGCCGGTCTACGACGCCGCTCCCTACGGAATCGCGGTCGCCAAGGGCGGTGTGGCCCAGGCGGTGCGCGCGGCGATGCAGTACCTGATCGAGCACGGGTACTACTCGACCATCGCCACCCATTGGGGTCTGTCGGCTGGAATGATTCGGGAATCCGTCGTCAACGGCGCGAAGGAGTAG
- a CDS encoding amino acid ABC transporter permease — protein sequence MVSPAQPGAPASTDDAAPIRAVPLRHPGQWLAAVVVLVLAGLFVYGAATNPAYRWHTYAAYLFDTRVLAGVGYTLGLTVLAMAIAVVLGVALAVMRLTDNPVLRYCAWVYIWVFRGTPVYVQLVFWGLFGSIYKRIDIGIPFVTQFAHIDIQALNAAFFFAVIGLGLNEVAYMAEIVRAGIASVGEGQTEASTALGMSWTQTMRRTVLPQAMRVIIPPTGNEVISMLKTTSLVAAVPFTLELYGRTRDISGVNFQPIPMLLVASTWYLAVTSVLMVGQHYVEKHFSKGVGRSGEAR from the coding sequence GTGGTGTCACCCGCCCAACCCGGTGCGCCGGCGTCGACCGACGACGCCGCGCCGATCCGCGCGGTACCGCTGCGCCACCCGGGCCAGTGGCTGGCCGCCGTCGTGGTGCTCGTCCTCGCCGGGTTGTTCGTCTACGGCGCGGCGACCAACCCGGCTTACCGCTGGCACACCTACGCGGCCTATCTGTTCGACACCCGGGTGCTGGCCGGCGTCGGGTACACGCTGGGCCTGACCGTGCTGGCGATGGCCATCGCCGTCGTGCTCGGCGTGGCGCTGGCGGTGATGAGGCTGACCGACAACCCGGTGCTGCGCTACTGCGCCTGGGTCTACATCTGGGTGTTCCGCGGGACACCGGTCTACGTCCAACTGGTGTTCTGGGGGTTGTTCGGCTCGATCTACAAACGGATCGACATCGGGATCCCGTTCGTCACCCAGTTCGCGCACATCGACATCCAGGCGCTCAACGCGGCCTTCTTCTTCGCGGTGATCGGCCTGGGCCTCAACGAGGTCGCCTACATGGCCGAGATCGTCCGCGCCGGCATCGCCTCGGTGGGCGAGGGACAGACCGAGGCGTCGACGGCGTTGGGGATGTCGTGGACGCAGACGATGCGCCGCACCGTCCTGCCGCAGGCGATGCGGGTGATCATCCCGCCCACGGGCAACGAGGTGATCAGCATGCTCAAGACGACGAGCCTGGTGGCCGCGGTGCCGTTCACCCTCGAGCTGTACGGCCGGACCCGCGACATCTCCGGGGTGAATTTCCAGCCCATCCCGATGCTCCTGGTCGCGTCGACCTGGTATCTGGCGGTGACCAGTGTGTTGATGGTCGGCCAGCACTACGTGGAGAAGCATTTCAGCAAGGGCGTCGGCCGCTCGGGGGAGGCCCGATGA
- a CDS encoding amino acid ABC transporter ATP-binding protein: MVAAQSVGKSFGALHVLNGVSLEVARGEVACLIGPSGSGKSTFLRCVNHLERINSGRLYVDGELMGYRERGDKLYELSPKQAARQRRDIGMVFQHFNLFPHRTALENIVEAPILVAGKPRAEAVEQARDLLDQVGLADRADHYPSQLSGGQQQRVAIARALAMEPKLMLFDEPTSALDPELVGDVLAVMRRLAADGMTMLVVTHEMGFAREVADQLVFMDDGRVVERGNPREMLANPQHERTQAFLAKLL; the protein is encoded by the coding sequence ATGGTGGCGGCCCAGTCGGTCGGCAAGTCCTTCGGTGCGTTGCACGTGTTGAACGGGGTGTCGCTGGAGGTCGCCCGCGGCGAGGTCGCCTGCCTCATCGGGCCGTCCGGCTCGGGCAAGTCGACGTTTCTGCGGTGCGTGAACCACCTCGAGCGGATCAACTCCGGCCGTCTCTACGTCGACGGTGAACTGATGGGCTACCGCGAGCGCGGCGACAAGCTCTACGAATTGAGCCCGAAGCAGGCGGCCCGGCAGCGCCGCGACATCGGGATGGTCTTCCAGCATTTCAACCTGTTTCCGCACCGCACCGCGCTGGAGAACATCGTCGAGGCCCCGATTCTCGTCGCCGGCAAGCCCCGGGCCGAGGCGGTCGAGCAGGCCCGCGACCTCCTCGACCAGGTGGGTCTGGCCGATCGTGCCGACCACTATCCGTCCCAGTTGTCCGGCGGACAGCAACAGCGGGTGGCGATCGCCCGGGCCCTCGCCATGGAGCCCAAGCTGATGCTGTTCGACGAGCCGACCTCGGCCCTGGACCCCGAACTCGTCGGCGACGTGCTGGCGGTCATGCGCCGCCTCGCCGCCGACGGGATGACGATGCTCGTGGTCACCCACGAGATGGGGTTCGCGCGCGAAGTGGCCGACCAACTGGTCTTCATGGACGACGGGCGGGTGGTGGAGCGCGGCAATCCGCGCGAGATGCTCGCCAATCCGCAGCACGAACGGACCCAGGCATTCCTGGCGAAGCTGCTGTGA
- a CDS encoding isocitrate/isopropylmalate dehydrogenase family protein, whose amino-acid sequence MATRIGVIDGDGIGPEIVPVAVAIASSAAQQAGLDVEWVPLAIGRSAIESAGDPLPAATLEALDDLDCWILGPHDSAGYPAQFRTGLTPGAIIRKRYGLYANLRPSRAYPGVPAVTPDADLLIVRENSEGLYADRNMAVGGGEFMPTPDVALAVGVITRAASERIARVAFEHALRRRRRVTVVHKANVLTLTTGLFRDACLAVARDYPDVAVDEQHVDAMAALMVRHGDFDVVVTENLFGDILSDLAAELAGSLGLAASINASDTKAMAQAAHGAAPDIAGRDLANPVALIESTAMLFDWWGQRTADARGAAIAGRIRAALSDTLAAGESTADLGGSLGTTAFGRAVLARLGG is encoded by the coding sequence ATGGCGACGCGTATCGGGGTCATCGACGGGGACGGGATCGGGCCCGAGATCGTGCCGGTCGCCGTGGCGATCGCCTCGTCGGCCGCGCAGCAGGCCGGGCTGGACGTCGAGTGGGTTCCCCTGGCGATTGGTCGTTCGGCTATCGAGAGCGCCGGCGACCCGCTGCCGGCGGCGACCCTCGAGGCGCTCGACGACCTGGACTGCTGGATCCTCGGGCCACACGACTCGGCGGGCTATCCGGCACAGTTCCGCACCGGGCTCACCCCGGGCGCCATCATCCGCAAGCGGTACGGGCTCTATGCCAACCTTCGGCCGTCGCGCGCCTATCCGGGCGTGCCGGCGGTGACCCCCGACGCGGATCTGCTCATCGTGCGCGAGAACAGCGAGGGCCTCTACGCGGACCGGAACATGGCCGTCGGCGGTGGCGAGTTCATGCCGACCCCCGATGTGGCGCTCGCCGTCGGTGTGATCACCCGGGCGGCGTCGGAGCGCATCGCGCGGGTCGCCTTCGAGCACGCCCTGCGCCGGCGGCGCCGAGTCACGGTGGTACACAAGGCGAATGTGCTCACCCTGACCACCGGGCTGTTCCGCGACGCCTGCCTTGCGGTGGCGCGCGACTACCCGGACGTCGCCGTCGACGAGCAGCACGTTGATGCGATGGCGGCGCTGATGGTCCGACACGGCGACTTCGACGTGGTGGTGACCGAGAACCTGTTCGGCGACATCCTCTCGGACCTGGCCGCCGAGCTGGCCGGCTCGCTCGGGTTGGCCGCGTCGATCAATGCCTCGGACACCAAGGCGATGGCGCAGGCCGCACACGGTGCCGCGCCCGACATCGCGGGGCGCGACCTGGCCAACCCGGTGGCGCTGATCGAGTCGACGGCGATGCTGTTCGACTGGTGGGGGCAACGCACCGCCGACGCGCGCGGCGCGGCCATCGCCGGCCGGATCCGCGCGGCGCTGTCGGACACCCTGGCGGCCGGTGAGTCGACGGCCGATCTGGGTGGCTCGCTGGGCACCACGGCGTTCGGGCGAGCGGTGCTCGCGCGCCTCGGTGGGTAG
- a CDS encoding class I SAM-dependent methyltransferase, which translates to MSDDSGEHRPPRVLGPVDSTTSDLANRGWWDADADDYHDEHGAFLGVERPGGDFVWCPENLREEDAGLLGDLTGRVILEIGCGSAPCSRWLAAHGARPVGIDLSRGMLAHGLAAMAADESRVPLVQATAEYLPFADESFDLACSAFGAVPFVADSARVMAEVARVLRPGGRWVFAVNHPMRWMFPDDPGPAGLTVTVPYFNRTPYAERDETGAVTYVEHHRTMGDRIREIRAAGLVLDDVVEPEWPDGFEQEWGQWSPLRGAYFPGTAIFCCRKPG; encoded by the coding sequence ATGAGCGACGACAGCGGCGAGCACCGACCGCCCCGCGTGTTGGGCCCGGTGGATTCGACGACCAGCGACCTGGCCAATCGCGGCTGGTGGGATGCCGACGCCGACGACTACCACGACGAGCACGGCGCCTTCCTCGGCGTCGAACGCCCGGGCGGCGACTTCGTGTGGTGCCCGGAGAACCTGCGCGAGGAGGATGCCGGGCTGCTCGGCGACCTGACCGGCCGGGTCATCCTCGAGATCGGGTGCGGCTCCGCGCCCTGCTCGCGGTGGCTGGCGGCGCACGGCGCCCGTCCCGTCGGCATCGACTTGTCGCGCGGGATGCTCGCCCACGGTCTGGCCGCGATGGCCGCGGACGAGTCGCGGGTGCCCCTGGTCCAGGCGACTGCGGAGTACCTGCCCTTTGCCGATGAATCCTTCGACCTCGCGTGCTCGGCCTTCGGCGCGGTGCCCTTCGTCGCCGATTCGGCCCGGGTGATGGCCGAGGTGGCGCGCGTCCTGCGACCCGGCGGCCGCTGGGTCTTTGCCGTGAACCACCCGATGCGCTGGATGTTCCCCGACGACCCCGGGCCGGCCGGGCTCACCGTCACCGTCCCCTATTTCAACCGCACCCCGTACGCCGAGCGCGACGAGACCGGCGCGGTCACCTACGTGGAGCACCACCGGACCATGGGCGACCGGATCCGCGAGATCCGCGCCGCCGGGCTCGTCCTCGACGACGTCGTCGAACCGGAGTGGCCCGACGGCTTCGAGCAGGAGTGGGGGCAGTGGTCGCCGCTGCGGGGTGCCTACTTCCCCGGCACCGCGATCTTCTGCTGCCGCAAACCCGGCTGA
- a CDS encoding 2'-5' RNA ligase family protein: MVHSLELIFDDDGDAAVIGEIGRLAGAGLRNPHRGQRPHTTLVAARGIGAGALGALGPVAQRLPLTLRLGAPLVFSGGGGFTLARSVVPSTELLGIHATVARLAAEHVEEEFAHSRPGAWTPHVTLARRLDPAQVGEAVALLRERDDLTVVAAGIRQWDGETPTETVLPGRAC, from the coding sequence GTGGTCCACTCCCTGGAATTGATCTTCGACGACGACGGGGACGCCGCGGTCATCGGGGAGATCGGCCGACTCGCCGGAGCGGGGTTGCGCAACCCGCACCGCGGCCAGCGGCCGCACACCACCCTCGTCGCCGCGCGGGGCATCGGCGCCGGCGCGCTGGGGGCACTCGGCCCCGTGGCCCAACGGCTGCCGCTCACCCTCCGACTCGGCGCCCCGCTCGTCTTCTCCGGTGGCGGTGGGTTCACCCTGGCCCGGTCGGTGGTCCCGTCGACCGAGCTTCTCGGCATCCACGCCACCGTCGCCCGCCTCGCCGCCGAGCACGTCGAGGAGGAGTTCGCCCATTCGCGCCCCGGGGCGTGGACGCCCCATGTCACCCTGGCCCGCCGGCTCGACCCGGCCCAGGTGGGCGAGGCGGTCGCCCTCCTGCGCGAGCGGGACGACCTCACCGTCGTCGCGGCCGGGATCCGGCAGTGGGACGGCGAAACGCCGACCGAGACCGTGCTCCCCGGGCGGGCCTGCTGA